From Streptomyces sp. Mut1, the proteins below share one genomic window:
- a CDS encoding antibiotic biosynthesis monooxygenase — protein MTRTRTQQAAAPVIDRGDAHAVFMTYWHVAGQEQGRAVLDEIADAWEEASRPADILSFSCYLSTGSDDFTAMTYAQCAHPDGYRPFIRALPTPAARVEPVEYRLHRSVPLAPGTGPAASVVIASFDVDGRERQEHIVSSVTENIEKSPRTDQRGLIASHFHLSVDGTRVINFAEWTSDEEHIAFLEGATRHRSLRLATRTPGVRPIGFTRYHLYRAIGS, from the coding sequence TTCATGACCTACTGGCACGTGGCCGGTCAGGAGCAGGGCCGCGCCGTTCTCGACGAGATCGCGGACGCCTGGGAAGAGGCGTCCCGGCCCGCGGACATCCTCTCCTTCTCCTGCTACCTGAGCACCGGCAGCGACGACTTCACCGCGATGACGTACGCCCAGTGCGCGCACCCCGACGGCTACCGCCCCTTCATCCGCGCCCTGCCCACGCCGGCCGCACGGGTCGAGCCGGTCGAGTACCGCCTGCACCGGAGCGTGCCGCTCGCCCCCGGGACCGGGCCGGCCGCCTCGGTGGTCATCGCCAGCTTCGACGTCGACGGCCGCGAACGCCAGGAGCACATCGTCTCCTCCGTCACGGAGAACATCGAGAAGTCACCCCGTACCGACCAGCGCGGACTGATCGCCTCCCACTTCCACCTCAGCGTCGACGGCACCCGCGTCATCAACTTCGCCGAGTGGACGAGCGACGAGGAGCACATCGCGTTCCTGGAGGGCGCCACCCGGCACCGGTCGCTGCGCCTGGCCACCCGGACCCCGGGCGTCCGCCCCATCGGCTTCACCCGCTACCACCTGTATCGCGCCATCGGCTCCTGA
- a CDS encoding antibiotic biosynthesis monooxygenase encodes MADAPSPFPDVARTDTGVALVTPLYVGGPGHQRAEAERVLAPYRNGSLPEGFLSVSVFTSTEGENVLTYAQWTSDDAYRAFVRDGGLGEPDENTTEPVRYKLYRGRVLEPGSVPTMLVPPVFDVDGRDRQRRSIDNLIDGPLGTPFPGLVASHFHISLDGTRVLNWAEWVDEDAHVGFMKSSRPKECLEAITMPGVRGIGGKRYVLAGAVTR; translated from the coding sequence ATGGCCGATGCCCCCAGTCCCTTTCCGGACGTCGCCCGCACGGATACCGGAGTCGCGCTCGTGACCCCGCTGTACGTCGGGGGCCCCGGACACCAGCGCGCGGAGGCGGAACGGGTCCTGGCCCCGTACAGAAACGGTTCGCTGCCCGAGGGCTTCCTCTCCGTGAGCGTCTTCACCAGCACCGAGGGCGAGAACGTGCTCACGTACGCCCAGTGGACCTCCGACGACGCCTACCGCGCGTTCGTACGGGACGGCGGCCTAGGCGAACCGGACGAGAACACCACCGAGCCGGTCCGCTACAAGCTCTACCGGGGCCGGGTCCTGGAACCCGGCAGCGTCCCCACCATGCTGGTGCCCCCCGTCTTCGACGTGGACGGCCGGGACCGGCAGCGGCGCTCGATCGACAACCTCATCGACGGGCCGCTCGGCACCCCGTTCCCCGGCCTGGTCGCCTCCCACTTCCACATCAGCCTCGACGGCACCCGCGTCCTCAACTGGGCCGAGTGGGTCGACGAGGACGCCCATGTGGGCTTCATGAAGAGCAGCCGCCCCAAGGAGTGCCTGGAGGCCATCACGATGCCCGGCGTCCGCGGCATAGGCGGCAAGAGGTACGTCCTCGCGGGTGCCGTGACCCGCTGA
- a CDS encoding FAD-dependent monooxygenase — protein sequence MDTQVIVVGAGPAGMMLAGELRLAGVDVVVLEKLARRTGESRGLGFTARTMEVFDQRGLLSRFGDIEVSDQGHFGGLPIDFSILDGAHQAAKTIPQSHTETVLEEWVTSLGGDIRRSHELLSVKDAGDHVEAEVRGPEGVHRLTAPYLVGCDGGRSLVRKEAGFEFPGTASTMEMFLADVKGLDLSPRMIGETLPGGMVMVGPLPGGVTRLIVCERGTPPQRRETPPSYDEVAAAWKRLTGDDISHGEPVWVSSFGDATRQATHYRQGRVLLAGDSAHIHLPAGGQGMNTSIQDAVNLGWKLAAVVRGRMDDAFLDTYHDERHPVGKRLLMNTRAQGLLFLSGAEVQPLRDVFKELIAYEPVGRHLAAMVSGLEIRYGIAAGTHPLLGRRMPDLRLTGITSPGSSTEALHGARGVLLDLTDNTELRRRAAGWTDRVDVVTAEPKALPDDGSLDGTTAVLIRPDGYVAWAAPGSHSDLPMALERWFGPAR from the coding sequence ATGGACACTCAAGTGATCGTCGTCGGAGCCGGACCGGCCGGAATGATGCTCGCCGGTGAACTGCGGCTGGCCGGGGTCGACGTCGTCGTCCTCGAAAAGCTCGCCCGGCGGACCGGGGAATCACGGGGACTGGGCTTCACCGCCCGCACGATGGAGGTCTTCGACCAGCGCGGTCTGCTCTCCCGGTTCGGTGACATCGAGGTCAGCGACCAGGGACACTTCGGCGGCCTGCCGATCGACTTCTCCATCCTGGACGGCGCCCACCAGGCCGCCAAGACCATCCCCCAGTCACACACCGAAACCGTGCTGGAGGAGTGGGTCACCTCCCTAGGCGGCGACATACGGCGCAGCCACGAACTGCTCTCCGTCAAGGACGCCGGAGACCACGTCGAGGCGGAGGTACGCGGCCCCGAAGGCGTCCACCGGCTGACCGCGCCCTACCTCGTGGGATGCGACGGCGGGCGCAGCCTGGTCCGCAAGGAAGCCGGATTCGAATTCCCCGGCACCGCCTCGACGATGGAGATGTTCCTCGCCGACGTGAAGGGGCTCGACCTGTCGCCCCGCATGATCGGCGAGACACTGCCCGGCGGCATGGTCATGGTGGGACCGCTCCCGGGCGGCGTCACCCGGCTGATCGTGTGCGAGCGCGGAACACCGCCCCAGCGGCGCGAGACCCCGCCGTCGTACGACGAGGTGGCCGCCGCCTGGAAGCGGCTGACCGGGGACGACATCTCCCACGGCGAACCGGTCTGGGTCAGCTCCTTCGGGGACGCCACCCGCCAGGCCACCCACTACCGGCAGGGCCGCGTCCTGCTGGCCGGCGACTCCGCGCACATCCACCTGCCGGCCGGCGGCCAGGGCATGAACACCAGCATCCAGGACGCCGTCAACCTCGGCTGGAAGCTCGCGGCCGTCGTCCGGGGCCGGATGGACGACGCGTTCCTGGACACCTACCACGACGAACGCCACCCCGTGGGCAAGCGCCTCCTGATGAACACCCGGGCCCAGGGCCTGCTGTTCCTCAGCGGCGCCGAGGTCCAGCCCCTGCGGGACGTCTTCAAGGAACTCATCGCCTACGAACCGGTCGGCCGCCACCTGGCCGCCATGGTCAGCGGACTGGAGATCCGCTACGGCATCGCCGCCGGCACCCACCCCCTGCTCGGCCGCCGGATGCCGGACCTGCGGCTGACCGGCATCACCAGCCCCGGCAGCAGCACCGAGGCCCTGCACGGCGCCCGCGGCGTCCTCCTCGACCTCACGGACAACACCGAACTGCGCCGCCGCGCGGCCGGCTGGACGGACCGCGTGGACGTGGTGACCGCCGAACCGAAGGCCCTGCCGGACGACGGATCACTGGACGGCACCACCGCCGTTCTCATCCGCCCCGACGGCTACGTGGCCTGGGCCGCACCGGGAAGCCACAGCGACCTCCCGATGGCCCTGGAGCGCTGGTTCGGACCGGCGCGCTGA
- a CDS encoding TcmI family type II polyketide cyclase, whose translation MHSTLIVARMDPGSGPDVAGLFEAFDKTEMPHLMGTRRRQLFSYRGLYFHLQEFDEDNGGRLIEQAKTDPRFIAISDDLKPFIEAYDPATWRSPADAMATRFYHWDGSA comes from the coding sequence ATGCACAGCACCTTGATCGTCGCGCGGATGGACCCGGGTTCCGGACCCGATGTAGCCGGTCTGTTCGAGGCCTTCGACAAGACGGAGATGCCGCACCTCATGGGCACCCGGCGCCGCCAGCTGTTCTCCTACCGCGGCCTGTACTTCCACCTCCAGGAATTCGACGAGGACAACGGCGGCCGGCTGATCGAACAGGCCAAGACCGACCCCCGGTTCATCGCCATCAGCGACGACCTCAAGCCGTTCATCGAGGCCTACGACCCCGCCACCTGGCGCTCGCCCGCCGACGCGATGGCGACCCGCTTCTACCACTGGGATGGTTCCGCGTGA